The Actinomycetota bacterium genome has a window encoding:
- a CDS encoding peptidylprolyl isomerase, with protein sequence MKLRLISLSILLALGATSCAGILSASAAVVNGVRISVEELDLQVDSTMKGGQFGPAQGAEGRLSVARQVLVGLIQQELITQEAARRGVVADKKSIDEEFAKIRAEFASEAEFNKRIAEFGYTIDSLRKRIGQQIVFEKLKVVLAGEVTDAQVREVYQAEQNRYRQVKVRHILWTVSPERTDAKARAAATAALAQIKAGASFAALAKKVSEDPGSKAKGGLLQGFVALASLDPTFGQAAWGAKIGTAVGPVRSQFGYHLIVTEARRTQPFSEVAEEIRAQMQGQAGDSAFSEFLKTEVKSAKVVVNPRYGDWDAENSTVVPHSGFVPAEEPSVGEQPPGGFGELPTGSGAPPAGHP encoded by the coding sequence GTGAAACTTCGACTGATTTCCCTATCGATTCTGCTCGCCCTCGGCGCCACAAGTTGCGCCGGCATCCTTTCGGCGAGCGCCGCCGTCGTGAACGGCGTCCGTATCTCTGTAGAAGAATTGGACCTGCAGGTCGACTCGACGATGAAGGGCGGTCAGTTCGGTCCCGCGCAGGGCGCCGAGGGCCGCCTATCGGTCGCGCGCCAAGTGCTCGTAGGGCTGATCCAGCAAGAACTCATCACCCAGGAAGCGGCTCGTCGCGGCGTAGTCGCCGACAAGAAGAGCATCGACGAGGAGTTCGCGAAGATCCGCGCGGAATTCGCGAGCGAAGCCGAATTCAACAAGCGGATTGCCGAATTCGGCTACACGATCGATTCCCTTCGTAAGCGCATCGGTCAGCAGATCGTCTTCGAGAAGTTGAAGGTCGTCCTCGCCGGAGAGGTCACCGACGCGCAGGTGCGCGAGGTCTATCAGGCCGAGCAGAATCGTTACCGACAGGTGAAGGTTCGCCACATCCTGTGGACCGTGAGCCCTGAGCGCACCGATGCGAAGGCGCGCGCGGCAGCGACTGCGGCACTGGCGCAGATCAAGGCCGGAGCGAGCTTTGCGGCGCTGGCGAAGAAGGTTTCCGAAGACCCGGGGTCCAAGGCTAAGGGCGGCTTGCTCCAAGGTTTTGTAGCGCTTGCGTCACTTGACCCGACCTTCGGGCAGGCGGCGTGGGGCGCGAAGATCGGAACTGCGGTAGGCCCGGTGCGCAGCCAGTTCGGATATCACCTGATCGTCACAGAGGCCCGGCGAACTCAGCCGTTCTCAGAGGTCGCCGAGGAGATCCGCGCGCAAATGCAGGGTCAGGCGGGGGACAGCGCGTTCTCTGAGTTCTTGAAGACCGAGGTCAAGTCGGCGAAGGTCGTGGTGAATCCTCGCTATGGCGACTGGGATGCCGAGAACAGCACGGTTGTGCCGCATTCCGGGTTCGTGCCCGCCGAGGAACCCAGTGTCGGCGAGCAGCCGCCCGGTGGCTTCGGCGAATTGCCGACGGGCAGTGGCGCGCCTCCTGCCGGTCATCCCTGA
- the mazG gene encoding nucleoside triphosphate pyrophosphohydrolase: MARILLVLPGAGSPELLALEAWQALMSVPAFASPGEELATRLRQLGYEVGELVEAGPLQDEPARGGLPLLHSHAAIPEGARALAGRLVELAAERGEIAFIGGDEAVTRALTERGMAGEVEVEFVMGRVPRGHALIELVSVMARLRGPGGCPWDAEQTHQTLAEHLLEEAYELLEAIESGDEEHIAEELGDVLLQVVFHAQMGTDADVFDIDDVARGLIDKLVRRHPHVFGEVEVSGPQEVVRNWDRIKHKEKGRRSAADGIPEALPALAYAQKIQRRAASFALGDLVDPRVAGALSELESASESQREAALGELLLSVVALARSLDLDAETALRRAARLFRDRVVDAERRARETES, translated from the coding sequence ATGGCACGAATTCTTCTGGTCCTGCCCGGCGCCGGTTCTCCGGAGTTGCTCGCGCTCGAGGCGTGGCAGGCGCTTATGAGTGTTCCCGCGTTCGCTTCACCCGGCGAGGAACTTGCCACGCGATTGCGTCAGTTGGGATACGAAGTAGGCGAACTGGTCGAAGCGGGGCCTTTACAAGATGAACCCGCCCGAGGGGGACTTCCGCTGCTGCATTCGCACGCCGCGATCCCCGAGGGCGCGCGCGCGCTGGCGGGGCGGCTGGTCGAGCTGGCGGCCGAACGCGGCGAGATTGCGTTCATCGGGGGTGACGAGGCCGTCACGCGCGCGCTGACCGAGCGCGGCATGGCGGGTGAGGTCGAGGTCGAGTTCGTCATGGGGCGGGTTCCTCGGGGTCACGCGCTCATCGAACTCGTGAGCGTGATGGCGCGCCTGCGCGGTCCGGGAGGTTGCCCGTGGGACGCCGAGCAGACCCACCAAACACTCGCCGAGCACTTGCTCGAAGAGGCCTACGAGTTGCTCGAAGCGATCGAGTCCGGAGATGAAGAGCACATCGCCGAGGAGCTTGGTGACGTGCTCCTGCAGGTCGTGTTCCACGCGCAGATGGGAACCGATGCAGACGTCTTCGACATCGACGACGTCGCTCGCGGGCTCATCGACAAGCTGGTGCGACGGCACCCCCACGTGTTCGGGGAGGTCGAGGTGTCCGGCCCGCAAGAGGTCGTGCGCAACTGGGACCGGATCAAGCACAAGGAGAAGGGGCGACGAAGCGCCGCCGACGGGATTCCCGAGGCCCTGCCGGCGCTGGCTTACGCGCAGAAGATCCAGCGTCGTGCCGCTTCGTTTGCGCTCGGGGATTTGGTGGATCCCCGAGTCGCCGGGGCGTTGTCGGAACTCGAATCCGCTTCGGAATCTCAGCGCGAGGCGGCGTTGGGCGAGTTGCTCCTGTCGGTGGTCGCCCTTGCCCGATCCTTGGACCTGGACGCCGAGACCGCACTTCGCCGGGCCGCGCGCCTCTTTCGGGATCGCGTCGTCGATGCCGAGCGCCGCGCGCGCGAGACCGAGTCGTAG
- a CDS encoding toxin-antitoxin system HicB family antitoxin, which translates to MAAERKSFPLRINPDLHAALEKWAADEMRSVNGQIEYLLSQAVRQAGRAPKPRRAPGRT; encoded by the coding sequence ATGGCCGCGGAGCGCAAGAGCTTCCCGCTCCGGATCAACCCGGATCTCCACGCTGCGCTTGAGAAGTGGGCCGCGGACGAGATGCGCAGCGTCAACGGCCAGATCGAGTACTTGCTGTCCCAGGCCGTCCGTCAGGCCGGGCGCGCGCCCAAGCCGCGGCGCGCGCCCGGCCGCACGTAA